In Candidatus Cloacimonadota bacterium, a single window of DNA contains:
- a CDS encoding rod shape-determining protein RodA produces MDIKKIDWIIFLLLILLMISGVIAIYSASTSKIGDEFLTRNFYLKQLIWVFISLLFLFVLLKLPMPVIDLMIIPVYIITVIFLILVLFLPEIKGSHRWISLGPVNFQPSELAKLVTILFVAKLISKPYITEWQILLRSFAVVLLPVILILLEPDMGTALTLMISLFAMLL; encoded by the coding sequence ATGGATATTAAAAAAATCGACTGGATCATCTTCCTGCTTTTGATCCTGCTGATGATCAGCGGAGTGATCGCCATTTATTCTGCTTCTACCAGCAAAATAGGAGATGAATTTCTCACCCGGAATTTTTACCTGAAACAACTCATCTGGGTTTTTATATCATTATTGTTTCTCTTTGTTTTATTGAAACTTCCCATGCCTGTAATCGATCTTATGATCATTCCTGTTTATATTATTACCGTAATTTTTCTTATCCTCGTTTTATTCCTACCCGAAATTAAAGGTTCGCACCGCTGGATATCTCTGGGACCGGTTAATTTCCAGCCTTCGGAACTGGCAAAACTTGTTACGATCCTGTTTGTGGCTAAACTTATCTCCAAACCATATATCACGGAATGGCAGATATTGCTCCGTTCTTTTGCAGTCGTTCTCCTACCCGTGATCCTCATTCTTCTCGAACCAGATATGGGAACAGCCCTGACCTTGATGATCAGTTTATTCGCGATGTTATTG